The genomic segment TGGCATCTTGACTGAAGGAGAACtatataaaaaagaaaaaaaaagagcaaTGTTACCTCTCAGCAAGCATTGCAGAACCCTCCTCAAACAATTCTTCAACTGCTCCAACTGAAGCTAGCTTACTAGATCCTTTCATCGAACTTTGGGATCGTTTTCTAAAAACAAGcgagtttaaaatattttgcttCTTTTTAGGTGTTGGGGGTAAAACAGGATGATCATAAGGAATAATATCAACAACTAAACAGGTTGTATCATCCTTCAAACCTCGCGACCTAAGGGCCTCCTGCAATAGAGATCGATACCTCACAACATGATGGCGTAAAAGACCTAATTGAAGTAATCAGAATTCTAAGCTGTTACAAATTACCTTAACAACCAACTTTGCGGCAAGCTCCGCAGGTAAACCTCGGCACGACTGAGCAGCCACATCAGATTAATAATGCATCCCATATCCCATCAGATGCAATTATAAGCCTACCCCCAGCATTTGAAAgctaaaaatcaaaataaaaaataagaacTTTTGTTACTTCAGCACTGTAATAATCATTTAGTAAAACACTAACATGTGAATACCTTCACTTGCTTAACATGAGGAATAGGGACAATGAACTCCCCGACGTCTGTATCACCTATTGACCTTGAAAGACACAGTCCACCAGGCCAACAACGTAATGGACCAACCTAAGCATCCCAACCACAAAATATAGGCACAGAATGCAGAAATGAATCTCTACATGCTGGCACTGTGATTTATAAaagcttcaaaaaaaaaaagatatcaATCAGTATTACCTCACTACCACCGTACACATTTAGCCTCCCTACTTCACCACCGCTTGCAGTTACACGTTCCCGTTCTTCGATATTTTCTTCCAAACGGTGGTCAACTGTTAGGAGAGAAACAACCCCTCCTGGGGTGTCCAATATGCACCGAGAATCTCCAACAGATGCTACTGTCACAGTCCAATCATCAATTACAACAAATGTAACAGTTGTCCCAGAAGTCTCTCCTGCCATTCGTATCAAACAGGCATGATAAGATAAAGGAAGGTCACAAAACAGTAAAGGGGAGAAAAGTTGCTTAAAGCAGGATTCTTTCGCGTGCCTCTCTGCTGAAATTCTATATCAGTTTTCACAAACCCTGCTACTAATGCCCTAGGAAGGCCTTGAAGCCACTCTTCCCTGCCAAGTTCTTGAGGAATAGCACTCAACACGTTGTTCAGTAAATTCTCTTTGGTAAATATGGCAGCTGATACACCATTATGCCCATCAAAAATCTACCACATTCAACAACTGAATCTAAGCAAACAGTTTGAAGCATAAATAATGAATCAAAAACCATATTCAAACAACTTATCAAAAGATCTCTATTTACCGCAAAAACTAAGAAAGCCGTTGATGGATCACCCGGAACCCTTTGGCAATCTGGCTTGATCAAAAAATAATCCTCTCCTTTCTTGGCCAGACCAGACTGTCCATACTTCACAGTCGGCTTCTCCACCTTCTCATTTCTCAACTCACGCCCAATCAAAGTCCCAAGCGGAATGGGCTGTTGTATCTGCTTCATTTTAGATACCTCTGGCCGGCTCATTCTATAACTCTTAGATCCGGCATTCCTGAGACATTCATTTCCAATCCCTGATAGGGGTGAAAAAGTGTAAAAGAACAATTACCATAAATGC from the Primulina eburnea isolate SZY01 chromosome 3, ASM2296580v1, whole genome shotgun sequence genome contains:
- the LOC140826830 gene encoding LOW QUALITY PROTEIN: probable protein phosphatase 2C 5 (The sequence of the model RefSeq protein was modified relative to this genomic sequence to represent the inferred CDS: deleted 1 base in 1 codon), which codes for MSRPEVSKMKQIQQPIPLGTLIGRELRNEKVEKPTVKYGQSGLAKKGEDYFLIKPDCQRVPGDPSTAFLVFAIFDGHNGVSAAIFTKENLLNNVLSAIPQELGREEWLQGLPRALVAGFVKTDIEFQQRGETSGTTVTFVVIDDWTVTVASVGDSRCILDTPGGVVSLLTVDHRLEENIEERERVTASGGEVGRLNVYGGSEVGPLRCWPGGLCLSRSIGDTDVGEFIVPIPHVKQVKLSNAGGRLIIASDGIWDALLSDVAAQSCRGLPAELAAKLVVKEALRSRGLKDDTTCLVVDIIPYDHPVLPPTPKKKQNILNSLVFRKRSQSSMKGSSKLASVGAVEELFEEGSAMLAERLGKDFPLDSNSGLFRCAICQVHQPPGEGLSVNSGPFFSPASRPWEGPFLCASCRRKKDAMEGKKPTTPAVTA